The Musa acuminata AAA Group cultivar baxijiao chromosome BXJ1-8, Cavendish_Baxijiao_AAA, whole genome shotgun sequence genomic sequence CATGCAATATAACACTCTTTTTCATGATCTTTGTAAATACCATCACTTGTGTCTCCATCATTGTGCTCTGGATAGATACATTCATTAGAAATGCACATTTCACTTGCAAAGCTACTATATTGACACATATTGGTACTCTTGAGTGCAGGCAGGGTGTGGAGAGTGTTGTGATTTGTCGAAGGAGTGGTGGCCCATGGAAGAGGAAATATGATCCCTTGAACAAGCTGCTCCCTGATTAACTctgcataaaaataaatatactatAAAAAAATATACGCTGAGTACTATGTTGCAAATCCAGTAGCTCACCGAATGTGAGGCTCTTTTAAAATTTCCATAGGGTTAGATAAAAGTTGCCATGGCTCTTATTAGAAGTATACATTTGATAAACACCAATCCCCATACCCAGCATGCACATGACAATGGAAAAAATCAAACAACAAAATAGTTAggaaataattcactaagttcttCCAATCACCCACATAATACCCACAAAGATCACCTTCAAACCGCCAGATATTTCCCTCCAAAAATGAAAGGCATGCGAAAAGTCCTTATCGACTCTCTTACTAAATAGGACAGAAATCAAATTCTTACCTTTTTTAACATTCTTGTCTCTCCTTCCTTACCGCGCACCACACAGAATGCAGAGCTTAAAGGTTCCAATCTCTCTACTGCTTCATATTCCAAATTCACAGGCATCCTTTAGTGTAAATGCAAATCTTTCAGCTTAACTTGAGTTGTGTCTTAAATTGTAGATTTGCAACTGCCACTGGCTTCTCAGAGACACAGAGGTCCGAGCAGCCTGCCAACCAGCTCCTAGATAAAAGGAATTGGAAAGCTGTTGCCCAATTCAATGTCATCCCAGATTGTCTGCCTAAGACATTTGAAGCCTTAATTTGCATTCTACGATATTGTTGCATATACCTAGCTGATTTCCCAAAATTTCCATCCCAAACAACacataggaatcgctattgcaattCTAGAACCCAAATTGGACTGGATAATTCACAGATTTCATAGAACAACTTTCGGATTTGTCAAGGCCAATGAGAAAAAACGACGAACAATCGCTCGATTCAGCGACAAGTACGAAAAGAAAGAATAGTTATTGCAATTCTAGGACCCAAAACACAAAGAACCCGAAACCAAGTGAAAGATCCAAGAAACCCAGGGCAAGGAAGACGGCAAACCTTTCGGGCGAAGGGCATCGGATCTGGTGTCCCAGAGCCAGGGAGGGGGCCGTCTGCCGTCGGCAAGAAGGTTGTAAGCGAGGGATTGGCCGTACGACTCGATCTGCTCCCTCAGCTGGCCCTCGATCCAGGCTTTCCGGTCGAAGACTTGCATGAAGAGGTGCTCCAGCGTCGTCGTCATCCCGGTCCTAGTCCGGACCGATCAAGAACAAGAACGACGGATTTCGGAACCCTAACGGCAAGAAACCCAAATCGAGGAGAAAGCCATTAGGTTTAATCGATACCTCGGCGAGAGAGAGCGAGATAGAGAGGTCGGTGAGCGGGGAACGATTTGAAATGTTCGAAGGTGAAGAGGGGGGAGAGGTTTGAGGTTAACGTGTACCGAAGGAGAAACTTATGCACACAACATTAATGGAAGTTGGCCACCCGGAAAATGAAAatagtaaataaatataataataataataataataataataataataataataataataaagagataTTTAGATATTTATCATTTCAAAGTTCAAAAGTTGccacatattttatttaaaattttaaatatgaatttctTATATATATGTTAGAGTTAATTACTAGTaatcataattattattatattttaaaataatagaaaattttgatatcttaaaatatgttTGATTACTTTTATCAATTATCCGATCCCTTATAATTTCTAATATTTTTGAAAGGAATTATTGCAGCAGCAGATCAATCTATGCTTCTTCAAGAGTCAGTGATGCATTTTATTGCAGCAGTCATATTAAACTCCACTTATCAAACCTATGTAAAACTCATTATAACATGTTTTGTAATGCTTGTACCGATCATTCTTTCAAGAAATGTCACAGCATACCTTACCATAATATAAAAGGTCACAATGATTACATATAACTCTTCATCACATGAATGGATGGAAATGGTTGATCGGATGAGTTGCATAAGGATGATTCTGACATCTCACAAGCATGCAATATATGCATTAAGAAGGCATACAGTAACAAATAAGCTGTGAAGAACATGTTAATATAAGCACACTTGATACACAAAATTTGGCACAAAAAGATTGCACGTCTCTCTATCTGAGACTCGTAAATGGAAACTCGGCGCGACATTCAAAATTCACCCAGCCTTTCCATCTGCATACTGCTACTCTTGTGCAAAATGTCTAGTAAGGAAGTTGTGTGGTACTAATGTTAGACATCAGTATATATTGCTAAATGAAGCCTGGAACCACAACATGTCAAAGAAACCCTGGTGGTCAGGTCCGCTTGAATCTCTTCTTGGATGTTGTGTTGCCATTGGTGCCTTCGTTGCACCTTTTAATCAAAGGAAAGCAGTTGTTAGATATCATGTCCAGCCGCCTGTTCACATCTGCCAAGCCGTCGAATCTGCAAATGCTTGTTGCTATGGCAATAGTTGTAACTTCAGACCTAGGAAGGAACTTCGCCTCCAAAGCAGCATATTGACCACCATGAGATTCTTCCCCTGCTGCATTCTTCAGACTGCGAAGGACCTCATCCTTATCTTGAACAAAGTTTCCTTTAGTAACCTGTAAATTTTATAATGAGTTTAAAGCTTCCTCTAGTAATTTCCTTTTTCAGGATTTTTCTTAGGCTAAAATCACAATTGCTTGTTTTTAAATGCAAGTACTTTTGATAAGATGCCGTTGGGTTAGCTCCTGACAGAATGGTTAGCATTTCAAATTTTATTCTTATGAGCACAGAGGTCCAAATTGCTCTAATCAACATCACAGATGTGCAACTGTGTTTGTATTTTTAATACTAAAATAGAAAGATACAAGATGTTCAAAGAAGTACAGCTACTGAAAAGCACAGTTCATGTTTTCAGTTCTATAATTGGAGAAAGTATAAAAGAAATTTTAGCTAGAAAACTGATGGTTTCATACCTGAAAATCAATTGGCCACTCAATGGAAGTGGATGGACAGCTACAACCATCACAAAAGTGAAAAGTTAACAACATCTTGAAGGGCCTTTTTCTTGCTGTTTCCCTGGAAGATACAATATTGTCTTAAGAGGAAAAGGAAGTAATAGATCTAAGGCAAATAAATAAAATCTTTTACAGGAGGAACAGTCTATACATTAACTTAATGACGGCACCTTTTAAGATGAAATGGCTGCTTATCTAGGAAGGCAGCCTTTAAGTCAGGTCTCTCAGGAAATGATATCTGATGGCAAAATAGGAAATTTGAGTGTCTTTATGGAATGACtgtgggattccaatactaataaGCAAACAAGGGGAGATGCATTAATgacaaaaaaatgagataatgagATGACAAGGTTGGTGTTTAGAAAGCATGATAAGACAACTTTAAATTAGGCACTGCCCACAGGATCCAAGTCATTTTAAAAGTTTGTTTATTAACTTATTGGGCACTCTACAACGTCAATCTACCTCCATCTAGCTGACTCCACTGGCAAGGTGCCTGGCACTTCTTGAATTTTTGAGCCAAACAACAGCCCAGACACCTAGATGGGGCCTGGCAGCTAACTAGGTCCTTATGGTCCTCCACTTAATTTTAGAGGCCACTTACTACAAATAATTATTAGTAAAGGATACCAGAATTTGATTTCAAGGGGGATAAAAAAACACGATATTTATCATTTCAAGTAATTCAACAAGTGCAACTTTTTTTGTAACTAATTAGCAAAAGATAAAATCATTTTATGTGCATTGTGCAACCAATAACAACAATAAATATGTGATTTGTTGAACATTGATTTTTATGCTTGTTTTTTAGCCATGATGCATATTATTGTACCTTATTTTTAAGATGTGCTAATTTTTTTAACTACTTTTGCTTATCTAAATATTTTGCATCTTCTACCAATACACATGTCGAAGGCACATAAGTGAAAAGCTATCGCGTCGAAGAGTGAATATGATGTATTGTTTgctttttcaaaattatgaatcGTGAAAAATGCTAGAACTTAATTTGTAGTAAAATTTTGTCTACGTGCTCACCAGTGTGCCTAGGCCTCTCATCTTAATTTATGGTAAAATTTTGGTAGCTTGCTTTCTATTTTGGATTCCATTCCCTCCTTTCCTCACTCCATATCGCTTGTTACATCATGCCACATGATCTCCCCTTTGCTTCCTAAAAATTTGCTTTAATAGATTTCGTAAAGTTTTGTCGTCTTTACAATCTACATCAGATTGTCCGTAACACTTGTTGTTTGTGGAAGATTTATATTCTCTTGAAACTTCTCAGAATATGCATGCTGTGAGTTTCTCGATACCAACCATACAATTACTATACATGCATTATATTCTTAATAAGTCAAATACACAAGCCCAGATTATAGTAGCCTAGTCACTAAGATACAAGAAAAAAGCACACTGAGATACAACTTGACATAAGCCAcaaattttttattgttttacaACCCTGTACCAGGGTATAAGATCCTACAAAGCTAgctgcaaaatatttcaatccaTGATAAACATCTTAGTATCAAGTCTTCATGCCAGGGCTGACAATTATATCTTTTTCACATCTTTTGAAAATAACTTTTTCCattatggctgtcaattcaattgagAACTTAGAATCCCACTCGTGTTTGGCTGTAATTCTATCTTGATTAAACTCGAAAATAAAGCTCAGAATTAATATATATGGGTATATATTAGGCTCAAAATTTAATTCTAGACAAGCCTATATAACACGAGTTGCTTTAGAAGATGTCATATATTGGTCATTGACCACTCAAACCAGCAATTCCCCATTCATGACACGTTTTCTCCTACCTTATTATCGGTTAAGTTTCTCAGGATAAAAATGCATGTCAACTGTCCGCTAGCCTATCCATCTTGACAACAGATGGGGATTGGTGCTCCAAGATTAGTCATGAATAGCAGCTATATAAAGTTATTTATCCATCGATATGAAAGCAAAAAACAAATTAGCAGTATACAATAGAATATTTGAGAGAATCAAATTTGATAGAATACTTGGGAGAACTGAAATCTGGTTGACTAATGAATATAATTTTTTACCTCAACTGACTTCAGAAATGCTAATGGAGCTCTGGGTCCATGGATACTTGTAATCCTCAGAGTCCATTTCACGTAAGTGTTCTCTGGAttgtcaaagcacaaaatagagagtAAGATGACCAAAACCCAGAACTTCCTTATGCAAAAGCACAAATCTGATGTTTTCCTTGGTATTATACAATATGCTGAAGTATCCTCAAGCCTATAAGCTTTCCATGCATGCAGTGAAAGGAAATGACATAATAAATTTATTGTTGTGCTGTAATTTCAGTTTTTTGGCATCGTAATCTTTTAAACATGAACTGCTTTGAATGCAGCCTAAACTTCAACTTTCACTATTGATATCATTGTACCAATCCAAGGCTATTTCAACGATAAATTTTATTGTGAAggatgaagaaaaataagaaaaacataGTAGGTGAATTTAGCTGAATAATACCATAACTTTATGCATAGACTGACATTTTGCCTGGATCGGTACAAAACAGGCAGTATGTACCGGGCCGGGCATGAACTGATAAGTAAAATGCCCCCATTTCGAATTGTCCAATCCAACCTATTagaaaaactaaaaaagaaaaagaagaaacttaTTTAATGCTGCTGGTTTAGGGCTTGCGTTTGTGAGCCTTCCTTGCTGTAGATGCAAAGCTTGCTGCTGCCTGTTGCTGCCCACTGCCTGCCTTGCGTCGCTAATTTCAGGtatgcttcctcctcctcttcctcctccttcattgcttcctcttcttctttcctcttcctcgtgcatcctcctcttcctccaccacctcctcttgttacttcttcttcctctttttccctccacttcctccaccacctccacttCTTCCTTTccctcctttctcttcctccactgcctcctctaCTTCTGTTCTCttccctccttcatcctcttcctccactaaCAGTCCTTCCTCTTCCAACGGTATCGATATGTATCGGTACAAGATGACAAACCTTGACTTTAGGAATATGTCATACATTGTTGTAAATCCATATCAAATGTCTTATGCATGTGTACTCAATAAACCCATATGTGGCATATAAGATGATTCTCTCTAATGTATTATATGAAGCATCTGTTTTCCATGTTATGTCTACTGACATAATTCTATATCTAGTGCTCCTTGCTACCAAAGAAAGGAGGCAATTTACATAGAATGCAATTTGCATTGATTAAATTCTTCTTAATgagcctttttatctcaaatgAAATACTGTTGAGTGTTGACATTCTAGATGAAGAGGAAATTGCAGCAAGAAAATATCAATTTGTGATTAAATCTTACTTTTTGGTGAATGAGACAGACTAAGTTGAGCAAAGTCAATGCGGATATATGGAGGAATGCACAGGCTAAGAAAGTTCATGACGCCTGCAATAACCTGTTCTGGATTTATCAGATGATTAGCATAGGGTACAAAAACAAGGAAATCCAAATATGTCAAGAGTTTTAAAGTTCAGGGAAATATTCAACATGTTAGATTAATATAGCCTTGTGCAGCTAACCAAtctgtaaaaaaaaatattcagagAATGGTTAAAGCCACATGGTGCAAGTTTACAGATGTGGGATCTTCAAAGGGAGATACAAGGAAATGCATCCCCATCAATCAACTAGCATAGTTGCTTATATTACCAACCTGAATACAAATACCATAATTCAAATTAATCATAAGTGATTAAAATTTGTGTGTTTGCTCTCCAATACATAACGACATCTGCATCGACTCCAGAAACACAAACACTAAGAGAGCAAAGGTTATAGAATATTTATCCAGTGCAGTTGTTTTCAGTTATAGCATAATATCTTTGAACAATATATCTGTCCAAGTATGATGAAACTTGCTCTTTCACAGGTTCCTTGAGCCAACTATAACTTGAGTTCGAATGCAGAAGCATCCTCCTTACAGTTGCAAAATTGTAAACACATTTCAGATTggaatttattaaattattatcaaTAAGGAGCGAGCTCTACACTGGAAAAGATCTTCCAACAACTTAAAGTCAAAATTAACCACATAATGACCAGGGATCAAGCATAGAGGGAAACATCCCGACGTAACGTCTCAACATTGGAAAAGACACTACCTTATCAACAAGCCCATGGATCACCAGACTAGCCTTTTTGTCCTTTGGGGTTGGCTGTCAAAACTCAGATACAGGAGGCAACATCAGCGATCTCAAGTATTCATATGACTGCAGAATGCTTAACTAATAATTGAATTAACTATACATAATAGCAATTATCATCTATTTGGAGTATGGCACCTTAAATTATTTTCATGTTATTTCTTTCAATAGTTGAAATGAATATGGTTATCCAACTAGAAGACAGAAAAATTAACTTATGGAGAAAAATTTTAAACAGTACCCCATTGAACAAAAGTTGATCCTAAAAATAGCATTTCCTTTCAGTCTGTACTATACTTGTAACATTTTTGCGCTTTCCCTGTTTCTAGTAATTAGCAGCATGTAACATTCCAAATCTCCTTAATGGTTACCCCTGAGCATTTCTACAGACTTCTTTGACATTGATAATTTGATGAGTCGAATACAATGTAATCTACAAAAAGGAATATTAAAAATTTCACCTAAAATCAAGGGGTTATAAGATATAGTATATAGATTAAGTTGAAAAGAGCAATATTTGCTGTTCCTGGTCATCAATTCTAGTAACTGCTAATATCAGATAAGCAACTGTCAAGTAAAAGGACAGGTGTCCCAAATTAAGTCCTTCAGAATTTAAATATGGTACAAATGGGCATAAAGGAAAAGCATGTACACTCAGAATATTCAACTTAGCTTTGGGTTGCAAGGGTATAATAGATTCCTATGAGACAATGATAAACATCTTTCATACAACAAAACCGTTGTTCCCCTTATTTCAGAAAGTTGCATATTTCTTTAACTTGGAGAACATGTGGAGTGTGGAATTGTACCATGTCATAATAGGAATACCACGAGGTACATACTTGTGGCTCACACTATGGTaatgttctcttctttttcttggcttttatttgtttgtttattttcttttgtgGATGGATTGGAGTGGGCTGTTGGAGCTAAAACCAGGTCACTAGTTAACCAGTCAATGATCGACAAGCACAGatatctttccttttctttattttaaattacatttataaatattatttatattcttgttCTTGAAAGGATATAAAGGAACTCATACGAGTCATGATTGATCGAACTTAACTCTCACATGTTTTATAATATGACCCCAACCCTGACAGCATTTGCAACCAAATGCTTACATAGTCTTCCTAACTGATTCACACCAAGAAAACTGTTATTATTAGAAGCAATATCATATAAGCTAAAAAACACAAGTTCTTATGGAATGTTGATATGCATTACTCTTAGTGAAGTAGAACAAATATTCCAAATTAAATAAAAAGGTTACTATTGCCTTCACACCATTAGAAAAATAGCATTCTTTTTTCAATATTATCCTTTAATTCAGCAACTCAGATTACCACAACTGCATGTACAACCATCTAACTTTTGGACAAGCTATACATATAAATAGTACTAGTTCAAAATGATATAGGTACATATATCCAGGACCGAAGCATAACTAAATGCAATGCATACCTGAAGATTTACAATAACAATCTTCCCACCATTTCGGATACACTTTAAAGGTAAGTTGCACGCAGGTGTTATCTGCAAACTGCAAACAGCAAGGTAGTAAGTTGGAAACCATAACTAGGAAATCATGAAAAGAAAAGATAGAAAATGGGTACATGTCTATACATCATTCAAAAAATCCATATCACTAACAAAAAGAAATTAGAATGCACAGAACATGCAAAACACTGATATCTAAATGGCCAAAACTGAATTTAAGAAGATGTTGATCCATCTAGTAAGGACTTCAAAATTGCTTTCAACCTGTGTCCTTAGTTCCTAGTACaaaaagaaaatattcattttttttgGAAACCATACTACTAGGTGATTCAGGTCATCTGTTCTGTTGGTAAAAAAAAAGGAATACTTTGATCCTTTCTCTCTGCATCCAGGATTTAATACCATCTGACTAATATTTATGGGTCCAACCAAGGTCCAAAGTGGATCATATAAGTTGGTATCAGTCGGTAACATGGTTTGCAAAACTGtaccgtaccgctcggtatgggcggtatataCCGATCCGATAGAGGACCGGTATGGATAGTACATTGGTACATCTTAGTGTACCGTATGTCAGTATGCTCAGTACAGCTCGGTACATACCGTACCGACCATACCGACAGCTGATCGGTATaccagtacggtacgatattcaGAACCTTAGTCGGTGTatatatttttcattattttttctgGTTCACAACGGAAGGGTACAAGTTGGGTGTTACTTGGTATAGATCTGATCATTTGCCAAAATCTGTACTGAACCAGGAAATTGAAATCCTGGCATAGAAGCATCATTAAGATCTCCACATCTTTGCAAATTGGTGAAGAAACATAAAGATTAGTTAATGCCGAACAACAACTAGCTAATCAAGTTAATAACATTATGTCAGAAAACTATGATTAAGAAGTCCAGCATGAGAATTTCAACAACAGAAAATGGGGAATAATTTACAAAAAACTGCAAAAGAAAAATGTATATTCAGTTTTGTGATTTCCATTTTCAGAATGTCTCCATTTACATAAGGTTAATGTCATCCTGCACCTGACAGCAAGTGTTTACACATTCTAATTTGTGAATGGTTCTGCTTTTAAATTTTCTGCCCAAACTTTTGCATTTAAATATAACTTCATATATCACAAATATAATAATCCAAAGCAGAGGTGTTTCTTGGCTAATTTTATATGCAAACTtttaaggaaattttggaagatttaccacaaaaatattaataatataaatacctcagctaaaAAATCAGGATTATGGAATCTGAGTTCCTTAGTTGTTCACAAAGTAATACATTACCTAGTCCCTAAACATAATACAAGGTCAGCAGTTCTGCAGTGTTTCTCAGCAGAGTTCATCTCTTTAGGAGGTAAAGCATCCTGCAGGTTGTGTAAGCAATGTTATAAACTCAAGTTTATCATACAAACTCAAAAATGGAAGGTTATAAGGGAATTAAGTTTGATATACATTTTGTAAGAATATTTTTGACAAATGCATGGCATGGTGTATGTACATCCATACagcatttttttctcaaaaaagtaCTGACAATTGAATGTTGGGCTACATGTAAGGGATTTTGCTTCATCTATTCTAATTCTTTGGCTTGTGTATTCCTTGGAAATGGATGTGCACCTTCAGACAACAGATCTGCCGTTCCTGTAACCATATTTCATCACCACGATGAGGCATGTCTGTACAGGCCAATTGGGAATCCCAGTTTAGTCAGATACCTATCTTGACTTAGTTTGCCATTAATGAGAATTTTGAACCTGTTAAGGAGGTTTGTCAAAAGGAGGTAGGTAGGCCACAAATTTTCTCCTAAAATATCCAAATTTGTTTATCCATGCACTGGTAGGAAATATATTTTAACCATTTTGAACACATTATTGGAATCTTACTTACAGATGCTTTCTACATTAGCATAAAAGTTTTTATCCATCTATCTGACAGAGTGACAGCCTGACAGGCATATACAACTTCATCACTAGGTTAAGATCAATTTAATTAATCAAAGTCTCAGCGACTACAATCTCCATGAGACCAAAGACCAACATATTCTCTCTTGTGGCTTATATCCAAgtgccttttcttttctctttacttACACCTTGTAGCATCTCTGACATGAATCAGATCACCTCTACTTATAATTGTACTATATAATAATTTGGACTAGCATAAAGCAAATTCCAGTCATTCTCAGTCTCAGCTATTCTGAATTTATAGAGAAGCATAGGAATATTTAGGATACATAATACATATCCCAGAAGTCATTTATGCTGCATCATATCAAAACTCGGTCAATGCTTCAATTAGCCaactaaatttattaggcatatcACAGTATATGTAAACATGTGcacaagaaaattttgaatttaaatttgTTCTCAAATAACTCAAAAAAGTTTTAAGAAAAGAAAGTCAAGAATTAGAAGACAACAAGTAAATTTAggcaaagaaaatgcaaaaatattaaTGATTTGCAGATTTGCAGGTATGAATAAGCATACTACTTAAGTGAATAGCCCTGTCAATAACCATGTCCACTGCTAAAAATGTTTGTCAACAATCACGCAACCAAATAGTGTCAAAGCTTTTTACCTCCCAATCAAGAACACTGTCCTTAAGTTTTGCACCACACTTTGTGTCAGAACAACGCCTTGATGT encodes the following:
- the LOC135588210 gene encoding NAD-dependent protein deacetylase SRT1-like — its product is MSLGYAQKLSYREDVGTVGMSEIFDPPDLLQQKIEELALMIKKSKHLVAFTGAGISTSSGIPDFRGPKGVWTLQRAGMGLPEASLPFHRAMPSLTHMALVELERADILKFVISQNVDSLHLRSGIPREKLAELHGNSFREVCPACGIEYIRDFEVETIGMKETSRRCSDTKCGAKLKDSVLDWEDALPPKEMNSAEKHCRTADLVLCLGTSLQITPACNLPLKCIRNGGKIVIVNLQPTPKDKKASLVIHGLVDKVIAGVMNFLSLCIPPYIRIDFAQLSLSHSPKKNTYVKWTLRITSIHGPRAPLAFLKSVEISFPERPDLKAAFLDKQPFHLKRETARKRPFKMLLTFHFCDGCSCPSTSIEWPIDFQVTKGNFVQDKDEVLRSLKNAAGEESHGGQYAALEAKFLPRSEVTTIAIATSICRFDGLADVNRRLDMISNNCFPLIKRCNEGTNGNTTSKKRFKRT